From a single Glycine soja cultivar W05 chromosome 19, ASM419377v2, whole genome shotgun sequence genomic region:
- the LOC114399206 gene encoding chaperone protein dnaJ C76, chloroplastic-like, translated as MSVVVSGCSLLFWSQTCQVHGHLNFNNPMPRWRQNLAVIRCCNRGTWEIPMTQNNYYDLLGVSVDSNAHEIKEAYRKLQKKYHPDIFGQKGHEYTLMLNKAYEVLMTEDLRRKYDESIGPMRLRFGGNNTQALGYSIWKGPVKPQALFVDENACIGCRECVHHASHTFTMDETQGSARVKVQYGDNDQSIEVSVESCPVNCIHWVETEELPVLEFLIQPQPKDGYGVFGGGWERPANVFTAAKSFNKQLKRKSTIRHDQSPGGTFEESPAQAEAQARADMKIKMEGFLKIWNWVKETLGMNINK; from the exons ATGTCTGTCGTAGTCTCTGGTTGCTCTTTGTTATTTTGGTCACAGACTTGTCAAGTACATGGCCATCTGAATTTCAACAACCCCATGCCAAG GTGGAGGCAGAACTTGGCTGTAATAAGATGTTGTAATAGAGGAACATGGGAGATTCCAATGACTCAAAATAATTACTATGATTTGCTTGGAGTTTCTGTTGATTCAAATGCCCATGAAATCAAAGAAGCTTACCGGAAGCTGCAAAAGAAGTATCATCCGGATATTTTTGGCCAAAAG GGCCATGAGTATACTCTGATGCTAAATAAGGCTTATGAAGTGCTGATGACAGAAGATCTAAGGAGAAAATATGATGAATCCATAGGTCCAATGAGGCTAAGATTTGGGGGAAATAACACTCAAGCCTTGGGTTACAGCATTTGGAAAGGGCCTGTAAAGCCACAAGCCTTATTTGTTGATGAAAATGCGTGCATAG GTTGCAGAGAATGTGTGCATCATGCAAGTCATACATTCACCATGGATGAAACTCAGGGAAGTGCACGGGTTAAAGTTCAATATGGAGACAATGACCAAAGTATTGAG GTTTCTGTTGAGTCATGTCCAGTCAATTGCATACATTGGGTGGAGACAGAAGAATTGCCAGTGCTTGAGTTCCTGATCCAGCCTCAGCCGAAAGACGGGTATGGCGTATTTGGAGGAGGTTGGGAAAGGCCTGCAAATGTGTTCACTGCAGCTAAGTCTTTCAACAAACAACTGAAGAGGAAGTCCACAATTAGACACGATCAAAGCCCTG GAGGGACTTTTGAGGAAAGCCCTGCTCAAGCTGAAGCTCAAGCTCGTGCTGATATGAAGATAAAGATGGAGGGTTTCTTGAAAATTTGGAACTGGGTGAAAGAAACCTTGGGCATGAATATTAACAAGTAA